ATAGGAATTATTGCAGTCATTGCTTGGTTTTGGGCAGGGATGTTCGCTAAACTCTTAGCGGCCGGAGGACTGGTAGAAGGTCTAATTTGGGTTGGATTTCAGACAGGCCTTGAAGGTGGCTTTATTGTAGGATTAACCTTCCTATTGGCTGGTGTATTCTCAACAGCCGTAGGAACAGGGTACGGGACTGTAGCAACGTTCGGAATACTTATGTTTCCTGCAGGAATTATATTAGGGGCTGACCCCGTTATATTACTGGCAGCTATATTAAGCGGAGCTGTATTTGGTGATAACTTAGCCCCTGTATCGGACACCACCATCGTTTCAGCTACAACTCAGGAAGCGGATGTACCTGGAGTAGTCCGCTCTCGGTTTAAGTATTCCATTACAGCAGCTATACCTGCATTGATATTGTTTGTTATTTTAGGAGGAGGCGAGCAATCAAGCAATAAAGAAGCCTTTCTTCAGCTTCAAGAACAAGTAACACCTACAGGTTTATTGATGCTCATTCCATTTGCTATTGTATTATTTTTGGCTCTTTCCGGACGCCACTTATTAACATCATTAACAATAGGAATTGTATCCTCGATTGTCATGATCATTATAATTGGAGTCCCCCTTCGTAAAGTACTTTATATCTATCGCAACGAAGCAGGGGAAGCTGCAATTGGAGGCGCATTAATGAACGGAATCGGTGGATATTTTAATATGGCGATCCTCATTCTATTTATATTAGCAGCCGCTCACCTAATGGAGCTAGCTGGTACGATGGAAGCCATTAAAAACTTCTTTTTAAAAATTATAGATGGAATTGTCCGACGTGCTGAACTTTCGATTTTCGCCATCGTAGCCTTTTTAAATGTATTTATAACCATTAACACCGCTGCTGAAATTACGGCAGGACCTTTTGTTCGGAAAATTGGGGAAGAGTTTAATATACATCCATACAGAAGAGCCAATTTCCTTGATACTGTTTCGTCATCCTTAGGCTACATCTTCCCATGGAGTGGTGGTGTATTGTTAGCTTGGGCAACTATAAAAGGAGCAGCCAAGGAATATGAATTTCTACCTGTCGTAGGTCCTACGGAAGTATTTCCTTTTGTCTTTCAAGGATGGTTTCTATTACTAGTGATGTTTATTTCGGCCCTGACAGGTTGGGGGCTTCGCTATAAAGGTGAAAACGGAGAAGAAATTAAACCCACTAAATAAAGGATCCCTTTAAAAGGGTTCTTCATGGGGCTGTTTTTTAGAATTTCTAACACACGCATCTCTTTGCATAAATTAAGGAGATATTTATCCACAGTTTATTTCAATCGTCTAGGTTTACTCAAAAGCTTCACGTTTCATAGACCAACACGAACCTTCTCCACTACTTTTTTGTAACTATTCCGGTTTTATAACAAGAAAGTAATAGTACAATTTGTCCTGATTTATTATTTTCTTTGCTGAATTTAAGCAAAATGAATGTCTCAAAATCTGATTAGTTCTTAGGGATGGGACCTTTAGTCTTAGCATATAAAAACGTCAGTTTCTATTAAGAAACTGACGTTTTCCTTTACTCTTCTTATCAAAATTGTACGACTATTCCAACTTATCAACATACTTATCCACAATCTTAAAGTTCTTGTGATACTAACAAGGGAAAGGGGTATATAAACAAGTTATACACAAAGTTATCCACATATACACAAATGAATCACTTTATTTGGTATTAGAACCTGCGTTCGCCACTATATATGTAGCAGACTCACTACAGTATTCACACGCTGTGGATAATTGTTCATCTTTATTAAGTTGATCTAAGTTCGGGAAAGTTTCACACTCATCCACAATGACATCAATCCCCCGATCAACATGATCCTGACATACAAATAATTTCAAACTCCACACCTCCCTTATTTAAGAATAGGAAAAGCAGGGACATCAGCCCCCGCTTCTTGTTCTCTTAATAACTTTGATTGGACAACGTCATTGTAACTTCTTGCTGCTGTCCATTACGGAAGAATGTAACCGACATTTTGTCACCAACGTTTTTATCCTTATACAAATGTTTACGTAAATCAACGATGCTTTGAATGTCTTTACCGTCTAATTGGGTAATGACATCATATTGCTGAAGTCCTGCTTGGTCAGCTGGAGAAGCGGTTTGTACATTATCAACCACAACACCACCATCAACCTCTTTAGGTAAACCTAAGATTTCCCTTTGTTGAGAACGAGGGACTTCAGATAAAGAAACCGCTCCGATTCCCATAAATGGTCGAGTAACTTCTCCATCTTCTTCTATGTCTTCCATAATCGGAACAGCATTATTAATAGGGATAGCAAACCCGATTCCTTCTACTGCTGATTTAGCAATTTTCATGGAGTTGATTCCTATAAGCTGGCCTTTTATATTAATAAGGGCACCGCCGCTATTCCCTGGATTAATTGCAGCATCCGTTTGCATCACTTCTGCCTGCCAATCCATTCGTCCATCTCCATTGAAATCTTGAGGGATCGCCCTTTGCTTTCCGCTAATAATCCCTTTCGTAACAGATCCAGAGAACATCAACCCTAGTGGGCTACCAATAGCTATCGCTGGTTCCCCCACTTTTACATGGGACGAGTCGCCAATCTCAATCACCTTATCCACTTTTGAATCTTCGACGGTCAGAACAGCTAAATCTGTATATGGATCAGCTCCAACTAACTCCGCTTCAATGCGGGTTCCGTCAATTAAAGAAACTTCCACTCGGTCAGCACCTTGAACCACATGGTTATTGGTTACGATATAGGCTTTGCCGTTTTCTTTTTTATAAATAACACCAGAACCTGTGCCTGCCTCGCCACCAGATGGTTGCTCTTGGAATAAACCTGAGGATTCGCGAATCTTCACAACGCCTACAACGGCCTCTTGCACATCACTTACTACCTCTGTAACTTGAGTAGTAACATCCAAGTTCACATTTTCTGTTGTCGTATTATTACTTTCTCCTTCATCTGCTTGCACTTGTTTATTCTCTTGTGAGGATAAATCATATGGCAAGAGATTCGATTGAATAAGAGCGGGTAACGCTAACATGATTAACACAGCACCAAGGATAATACCTACAACCGTCGGCATAATCCAGCCAGGACGCTTGTGTTGATTGCCTGAAGGGGTTTGATCATCATAGTAGCCCATTTAGCCTTCAATCCTTTCTGAACTAGATCTATACTAGTTCCCCGTTACCTCCCCATACTTTTTCTAAACGTCATTCAGCGTATAGATGGGTGTAGCATGATTCGGGTCGGTATCAAATAAGTCAATCGCATTCCCTAAAGGAATACCACGTTCTTTTAACATATTCCCTACGGACATACGCGCTAGATCTTTCATGTTATTATCTTGACTTAAATGGGCTAAATAAATACGCTTTGTTGAATTGCCAATAATATCTGTTAATGCCAGTGCACTATCCTCATTAGAAACGTGCCCCTTGTCACCTAATATACGTCGTTTAACATTCCATGGATACCTTCCCATTCGGAGCATCTCCACGTCATGATTGGATTCAAATATATAAGCATCAGCGTCTTCAACGGTCTTCTTGATTCGCTCAGATACATATCCCGTGTCCGTCACTAAAGCTACTTTCTTGCCATTATGGTGAAACACATAAAACATTGGCTCTGCCGCATCATGAGAAACTCCGAATGATTCAACTTCAAGGTCGCCAAAAGCTTTCACAGTTTCCATAGAGAACTCAAACTTCTGATCTGTTGTGATCTTCCCAATCTGACCTTCCATTGCTTTCCACGTTTTCTCATTCGCATAGATCGGTAAATTATACCGTCTCGCGAGTATGCCTAAACCTTTAATGTGATCGCTATGCTCGTGAGTTACAAGGATGCCATTTAAATCATGCGGATCTACGTCTACTTGAGACATGACACGCTCTAATTGTTTCCCGCTTAACCCGGCATCTACAAGTAACTTCTGTTGTTCAGTACCGATATAAAAGGCATTGCCGGTACTTCCGGATGCCAGTACGCTAAAGTGCATACTCATGATCCTCCACCCCAAATTGATTGTTCCAAATCGATTTGCTTACTTATGCTAGACATTGTTTCATTTACAAATTCATCTTCGTCCGTTGAAATATACTGACCTTCGAGGCCACTGATAATAAAGTTTTGATCCTCATTCACTTTAATATTCCAAGTAGGAGAGAAAACCCGGTCTCCGTTCTCAAGCGGAACTAAGGTGTAATAGCCAACGTCAAACTTTGACACCACATCTCCACTGTATAATTTATTTTTATCGAATAAATTACCGATGGCTTGGATTGGTTTAACGAGGTCTATCTTCTCCTCTG
The nucleotide sequence above comes from Pontibacillus chungwhensis. Encoded proteins:
- a CDS encoding Na+/H+ antiporter NhaC family protein encodes the protein MNEDDKKQRQDAEEAVGKKDIKHLAFYGGPFTATIPLVFFIIWAISLSVTKLVTEEALVLGMVIGVALGLFFCKTVWKDYAQGLVEGMAQPIGIIAVIAWFWAGMFAKLLAAGGLVEGLIWVGFQTGLEGGFIVGLTFLLAGVFSTAVGTGYGTVATFGILMFPAGIILGADPVILLAAILSGAVFGDNLAPVSDTTIVSATTQEADVPGVVRSRFKYSITAAIPALILFVILGGGEQSSNKEAFLQLQEQVTPTGLLMLIPFAIVLFLALSGRHLLTSLTIGIVSSIVMIIIIGVPLRKVLYIYRNEAGEAAIGGALMNGIGGYFNMAILILFILAAAHLMELAGTMEAIKNFFLKIIDGIVRRAELSIFAIVAFLNVFITINTAAEITAGPFVRKIGEEFNIHPYRRANFLDTVSSSLGYIFPWSGGVLLAWATIKGAAKEYEFLPVVGPTEVFPFVFQGWFLLLVMFISALTGWGLRYKGENGEEIKPTK
- a CDS encoding CxxH/CxxC protein, with protein sequence MKLFVCQDHVDRGIDVIVDECETFPNLDQLNKDEQLSTACEYCSESATYIVANAGSNTK
- a CDS encoding S1C family serine protease — its product is MGYYDDQTPSGNQHKRPGWIMPTVVGIILGAVLIMLALPALIQSNLLPYDLSSQENKQVQADEGESNNTTTENVNLDVTTQVTEVVSDVQEAVVGVVKIRESSGLFQEQPSGGEAGTGSGVIYKKENGKAYIVTNNHVVQGADRVEVSLIDGTRIEAELVGADPYTDLAVLTVEDSKVDKVIEIGDSSHVKVGEPAIAIGSPLGLMFSGSVTKGIISGKQRAIPQDFNGDGRMDWQAEVMQTDAAINPGNSGGALINIKGQLIGINSMKIAKSAVEGIGFAIPINNAVPIMEDIEEDGEVTRPFMGIGAVSLSEVPRSQQREILGLPKEVDGGVVVDNVQTASPADQAGLQQYDVITQLDGKDIQSIVDLRKHLYKDKNVGDKMSVTFFRNGQQQEVTMTLSNQSY
- a CDS encoding MBL fold metallo-hydrolase; this encodes MSMHFSVLASGSTGNAFYIGTEQQKLLVDAGLSGKQLERVMSQVDVDPHDLNGILVTHEHSDHIKGLGILARRYNLPIYANEKTWKAMEGQIGKITTDQKFEFSMETVKAFGDLEVESFGVSHDAAEPMFYVFHHNGKKVALVTDTGYVSERIKKTVEDADAYIFESNHDVEMLRMGRYPWNVKRRILGDKGHVSNEDSALALTDIIGNSTKRIYLAHLSQDNNMKDLARMSVGNMLKERGIPLGNAIDLFDTDPNHATPIYTLNDV